The following proteins are encoded in a genomic region of Comamonas resistens:
- a CDS encoding BKACE family enzyme — protein MNFLDGHLFPENQQPLIITAAPYAPSWLPGDFPGEIAVTMEEQIQKAVDCYNAGAQVLHLHVRELDGRGSKRLSKFNELIAGVRARVPDMIIQVGGSISFAPETDGAAAKWLSDDTRHMLAELDPKPDQVTVTINTSQMNVLEQFDIRDIKGTSMEDPAVFNAYKEMTVPAQPGWAEEHIRRLSEAGIQSAFQCYNINSFESVERLIRRGIYKGPLVMNWVAIGGGMDAPNIYSLAHFVRAVPDGAVLTVESSVLNVLPINAMGIAMGLHVRCGTEDNLWNQTRTEKMGTVAQIEQLVRLAKEFSRPIATPQQAREICKIGVFYDSVEETLEKNGFAPNRNGGQQGYLRKIA, from the coding sequence ATGAACTTTCTCGACGGCCACCTCTTTCCCGAAAACCAGCAGCCACTGATCATCACCGCTGCTCCTTATGCGCCTTCCTGGCTGCCTGGAGACTTCCCTGGCGAAATTGCGGTGACGATGGAAGAGCAGATCCAGAAAGCGGTGGACTGCTACAACGCCGGCGCCCAGGTGCTGCACCTGCATGTGCGCGAGCTGGACGGACGTGGCAGCAAGCGCCTGTCCAAGTTCAACGAGCTGATTGCCGGTGTGCGTGCCCGTGTGCCCGACATGATCATCCAGGTGGGCGGGTCGATCAGCTTTGCACCCGAAACCGATGGTGCGGCCGCCAAATGGCTGTCTGACGATACCCGTCACATGCTGGCCGAGTTGGACCCCAAACCCGATCAGGTGACGGTGACCATCAACACCTCGCAGATGAATGTGCTTGAGCAATTCGACATTCGCGACATCAAGGGCACGTCCATGGAAGACCCGGCCGTGTTCAATGCATACAAGGAGATGACGGTGCCGGCACAGCCAGGCTGGGCCGAGGAGCATATTCGCCGCCTGTCCGAGGCCGGCATCCAAAGTGCTTTCCAGTGCTACAACATCAATAGCTTTGAATCGGTGGAACGCCTGATTCGCCGCGGCATCTACAAGGGGCCGCTGGTGATGAATTGGGTGGCGATTGGTGGCGGTATGGACGCTCCCAATATCTATAGCCTGGCTCACTTTGTGCGCGCCGTGCCCGATGGTGCAGTGCTGACGGTGGAAAGCTCGGTGCTGAACGTGCTGCCCATCAATGCCATGGGCATCGCCATGGGGCTGCATGTACGCTGCGGCACCGAAGACAATCTGTGGAACCAGACCCGTACCGAAAAAATGGGCACCGTGGCGCAGATCGAGCAACTGGTGCGCTTGGCCAAAGAATTCAGCCGTCCCATCGCCACGCCCCAGCAAGCGCGCGAGATTTGCAAGATTGGCGTGTTCTACGACAGTGTGGAGGAAACACTGGAGAAGAACGGCTTTGCACCCAACCGCAATGGCGGCCAGCAGGGCTACCTGCGCAAGATTGCCTGA
- a CDS encoding Bug family tripartite tricarboxylate transporter substrate binding protein, which translates to MRRSFVLLSMALAVTLPAGSALAFTDKPVKLIVPAPPGGTIDVFARIISDQLANELKQPVIVENRPGAGGSMAVKYMLSQPADGNTLLVTVTNILTEVPHVLKGGFDAMKDVKPVSQMARSVMVFIASPQFPAKDAKEALAYIKAHPGQLSFASYSQGTASQYAGVILNQKAGLDMQHVPFPGSAPALAQVMGNQIPLMFDGSVTSKPLIPSGKVKLLAIGYKSRLPEYPNVPTMAELGYPEVDFSNWAGVFASSKTPPALMEKIHATLQKVNASQAVQARYVATGFELIRQERTLEQLSSDLQAEYNRNGEIVKNFGIKLN; encoded by the coding sequence ATGCGACGCAGTTTCGTTCTCTTATCGATGGCCCTGGCGGTCACTTTGCCGGCAGGCAGTGCTCTGGCCTTTACCGACAAGCCTGTCAAGCTGATTGTTCCTGCGCCCCCGGGGGGCACGATTGATGTGTTTGCGCGCATCATCAGCGATCAACTGGCCAATGAGCTCAAGCAGCCGGTGATTGTGGAAAACCGTCCCGGCGCTGGTGGTTCCATGGCGGTCAAGTACATGCTTTCCCAGCCTGCGGATGGCAACACCTTGCTGGTGACGGTGACCAATATCCTGACCGAGGTGCCGCATGTGCTCAAAGGCGGCTTTGATGCCATGAAGGACGTGAAACCGGTCTCGCAGATGGCGCGCTCCGTCATGGTGTTCATTGCCTCGCCGCAGTTCCCGGCCAAGGATGCCAAGGAGGCGCTTGCCTATATCAAGGCCCATCCGGGTCAGCTGTCCTTTGCTTCCTATAGCCAGGGAACCGCCTCCCAGTATGCTGGCGTGATCCTGAATCAGAAGGCGGGGCTGGACATGCAGCATGTGCCGTTCCCGGGTTCTGCCCCGGCGCTGGCACAGGTCATGGGCAATCAGATTCCGCTGATGTTCGACGGTTCTGTGACCAGCAAGCCCTTGATTCCCAGCGGCAAGGTCAAACTGCTGGCGATTGGCTACAAGAGTCGCCTGCCTGAGTATCCCAATGTGCCGACCATGGCAGAGCTTGGCTATCCGGAGGTGGACTTCAGCAATTGGGCGGGTGTCTTTGCGTCCTCCAAAACGCCACCGGCACTGATGGAGAAAATCCACGCCACCTTGCAGAAGGTCAATGCAAGCCAGGCTGTGCAGGCACGTTATGTGGCCACCGGTTTTGAACTGATTCGCCAGGAACGCACGCTGGAGCAGCTGTCTTCCGATCTGCAGGCGGAGTACAACCGCAACGGCGAGATCGTCAAGAATTTCGGCATCAAGCTGAACTAG